One Puniceicoccales bacterium DNA window includes the following coding sequences:
- a CDS encoding L,D-transpeptidase has protein sequence MTSLADHHRMIITECCTEIGCKITAHAIYISLSKSRLYHYNSWLLSKSYVISYSRKPISQLKDSLGTPLGLHEIIEKYGDNLPPGTILKGRVATNKTYFDLDPSEQKGNYVTTRILRLSGLQQGFNKGGNCDSYERYIYIHGTIHDEKIGERISNGCICMKTNDLIELYDIVPCGSLVMIAND, from the coding sequence ATGACAAGCCTAGCAGACCATCACAGGATGATAATAACCGAATGTTGCACAGAAATTGGCTGTAAAATTACAGCACATGCGATCTATATATCGCTTTCAAAATCGAGATTGTACCATTATAATAGCTGGCTGTTATCCAAATCCTATGTTATTTCCTATTCGCGCAAGCCTATATCACAGCTGAAAGATTCTCTTGGGACTCCCCTAGGGTTACATGAAATAATCGAAAAATATGGAGATAATTTACCGCCAGGCACAATCCTGAAAGGCCGCGTAGCCACAAACAAAACCTACTTCGATTTGGATCCTTCCGAACAGAAAGGCAACTATGTTACAACACGCATACTAAGGCTATCTGGCCTACAGCAGGGGTTTAACAAAGGCGGAAACTGCGACTCCTATGAGCGTTATATATATATACATGGTACAATCCATGATGAAAAAATCGGTGAAAGAATATCCAATGGTTGCATATGTATGAAAACCAACGACCTAATAGAACTATATGATATTGTACCTTGTGGGTCTTTGGTGATGATAGCCAATGATTAG
- a CDS encoding type III secretion system chaperone produces the protein MGGCELMAEAVTAFGNEIGISLNVDNENYCCISINDDMQLHMKFNDYFDGIVFYAELGEVPEMNQHNTLKYFTCENCAQSNTEGMTFSYDDESKNIGVASLLPANVINLDNLKKILEKFITKATSLKEKMVEFMQGISNPSDKTSPGEPIQPSGPTQGLSPVDQFMRI, from the coding sequence ATGGGTGGTTGTGAACTGATGGCGGAAGCCGTGACTGCATTTGGCAACGAAATAGGTATATCACTAAATGTAGATAACGAAAATTATTGTTGCATATCGATAAATGATGACATGCAGCTTCATATGAAGTTCAATGACTATTTTGATGGAATCGTTTTCTATGCCGAACTGGGCGAAGTTCCGGAAATGAATCAACACAATACGTTAAAATATTTTACCTGTGAAAATTGTGCCCAAAGCAACACCGAAGGTATGACATTTTCCTATGATGATGAGTCGAAAAACATAGGAGTAGCATCATTGCTACCAGCAAATGTTATCAACCTGGATAACCTGAAAAAGATTCTGGAAAAATTTATTACCAAAGCCACCTCTTTAAAAGAGAAGATGGTTGAATTTATGCAAGGAATATCAAATCCCTCTGACAAAACCAGCCCTGGTGAGCCAATTCAGCCAAGTGGCCCGACCCAAGGGTTATCGCCGGTTGATCAATTTATGAGGATATAA
- a CDS encoding nucleoside-diphosphate kinase, with translation MHKSSEILLPNTINTVAIDPVIENTLMILKPDCMEKKLSGKVIDRVQQVGLDIVACKMMALGSDILKDHYSHLASLPFFPEILSFMGSCPVIVLVLRGLDGIKKLRDLLGPTDSAQAPKGTIRGDFGQDKMRNIAHASDSAESAQKEIKRFFSESELFL, from the coding sequence ATGCATAAAAGTTCAGAAATACTGTTGCCAAACACTATAAATACAGTAGCCATTGATCCTGTGATTGAAAATACCCTAATGATCTTGAAGCCGGATTGCATGGAGAAAAAGCTTTCTGGTAAGGTGATTGATAGAGTTCAACAGGTTGGCCTGGATATAGTTGCCTGTAAAATGATGGCCCTGGGATCCGATATATTGAAGGATCATTATTCGCATCTAGCCAGTTTGCCATTTTTCCCAGAAATACTATCATTCATGGGTTCTTGTCCGGTTATTGTGCTGGTGCTAAGAGGCCTCGATGGTATAAAAAAGCTCAGAGATTTGCTAGGCCCCACCGATTCTGCCCAGGCTCCAAAAGGCACAATTCGTGGCGATTTTGGCCAGGATAAGATGAGAAACATCGCCCATGCATCGGATTCGGCTGAGAGCGCCCAGAAGGAAATAAAAAGATTTTTCAGTGAGTCGGAACTATTTTTGTAA